The following coding sequences are from one Desulfosporosinus orientis DSM 765 window:
- a CDS encoding methyl-accepting chemotaxis protein, translating into MSDDEKYCKTLQHFLAVAPYINQFVIDDIGLFISDKEKVIWDVVPKTFKWDKASYVGDIPGPGWVSYDAIQQGRRVVKEVSKEGFGVPYIAVALPIRENNEIVGAIAIQQSVEGRERLFEIANSLNEIIKAVDINVNQIAAEAEELSATGQQLGMISQDTKSQVDETDSIIGVIHKIAAQTNLLGLNAAIEAARVGVHGKGFTVVADEVRKLAQTSSESSKNIHVTLKKIQDAVDQINASVNEMILASDHQAASLTDIAPSVNQLSNLADSIVTLAKDLTTDHFNRNS; encoded by the coding sequence TTGTCAGACGATGAAAAGTATTGTAAGACTCTCCAACACTTTTTAGCAGTGGCGCCTTACATAAATCAGTTTGTGATTGATGACATCGGCTTGTTCATCAGTGATAAGGAAAAAGTTATTTGGGATGTCGTTCCCAAAACCTTTAAATGGGATAAGGCCTCTTATGTCGGAGATATTCCCGGCCCAGGATGGGTCTCCTATGATGCTATCCAACAAGGACGACGTGTTGTTAAAGAAGTCAGCAAAGAAGGCTTCGGGGTCCCTTATATAGCCGTTGCCCTACCAATTCGGGAAAATAATGAAATTGTTGGGGCAATTGCTATTCAACAGTCGGTAGAAGGCAGGGAACGGCTTTTTGAAATTGCCAATTCTCTTAATGAAATCATTAAAGCCGTGGATATTAATGTTAACCAGATCGCCGCAGAAGCTGAAGAACTATCGGCAACCGGCCAGCAACTAGGAATGATATCTCAGGATACAAAATCTCAAGTCGATGAAACTGACAGCATTATTGGAGTCATTCACAAGATCGCTGCCCAAACCAATTTACTTGGCTTGAATGCTGCCATCGAAGCTGCCCGAGTCGGGGTGCATGGTAAAGGTTTTACAGTTGTTGCTGATGAAGTCCGCAAACTTGCTCAAACCAGCTCCGAGTCATCGAAAAATATCCACGTCACTTTAAAAAAGATTCAAGATGCTGTTGATCAAATTAATGCATCCGTTAACGAAATGATTTTAGCCTCAGATCATCAAGCTGCATCATTAACTGATATTGCTCCATCCGTCAATCAATTATCAAATTTAGCCGATTCTATCGTCACCTTAGCAAAGGATTTAACCACTGACCACTTTAACAGGAATTCCTGA
- a CDS encoding cobalamin B12-binding domain-containing protein translates to MSDFDQLADYVFKGNAAAVKDLTQKMVDAGNNPMEIISNGLLLGMDIVTPKFKAGEMYVPEVMMAAKALNEGMTIVKPLIADADIAVSKTIIIGTVSGDLHDIGKNLVVMILESGGFNVVDLGVDVSPEKFVAAIKEHNAKIVGLSALLTTTMMNMKLTIEALKEAGLRDDVKVLVGGAPVSQSFADDIGADGYCADAMAAKEMATAYLN, encoded by the coding sequence ATGAGTGACTTTGATCAATTGGCCGATTATGTGTTTAAAGGAAATGCAGCAGCAGTAAAAGATCTTACCCAAAAGATGGTTGATGCCGGCAACAATCCTATGGAAATTATTTCTAACGGCTTACTGCTTGGTATGGATATTGTTACCCCAAAATTCAAAGCAGGGGAAATGTATGTTCCGGAAGTTATGATGGCTGCCAAAGCTTTAAACGAAGGTATGACTATTGTTAAACCTCTGATTGCCGATGCAGATATCGCAGTAAGTAAAACCATCATTATTGGAACTGTCTCCGGCGACCTCCACGATATTGGCAAAAACCTGGTTGTTATGATTCTGGAGAGCGGCGGATTCAATGTCGTCGATCTGGGTGTTGACGTATCCCCAGAGAAATTTGTAGCTGCAATCAAAGAGCATAATGCAAAAATCGTCGGCTTATCCGCTCTCTTAACAACCACTATGATGAATATGAAGCTAACCATTGAAGCCCTTAAGGAAGCAGGGTTACGTGACGATGTTAAAGTTTTAGTCGGAGGAGCCCCTGTTTCCCAAAGCTTCGCTGATGATATCGGTGCAGATGGTTATTGCGCTGATGCTATGGCAGCCAAAGAAATGGCAACCGCCTACTTAAACTAA
- a CDS encoding LysR family transcriptional regulator has protein sequence MRLEQLSLLIEVAKYNSISLAAEHSFITQPAVSSSISKLEDELGTVLFKRTTQGAYPTAIGEMIIEKARHILDTVDEIKQIANTSSLTGSLSVGIIPSMGDKIIPNVLYLLKDKHPNINIILTVAESINIMQNVQSGKNDIGIVLLTEEIHGKDLHCEKLFNDEFLIYAGKDSPLAKKESVTLKEALEYPFVAYNDEFTKNNGGITSILKNYVEPKVAFRFCNFELIKRVVSQGKAISFFPRFMSTNDIYLQSGEIVPIPISDISLGITVGLIRSNRHPVSQVEKEFVEALKSMCETAAPIQNSN, from the coding sequence ATGAGATTAGAACAGCTATCCCTTTTAATTGAAGTAGCAAAATACAACTCAATTTCATTAGCCGCAGAGCACTCGTTTATTACCCAGCCGGCAGTCAGCTCTTCTATCAGCAAACTTGAGGATGAACTGGGAACAGTACTCTTTAAACGCACTACTCAGGGTGCTTACCCAACAGCCATTGGGGAGATGATCATCGAAAAAGCTCGCCATATACTTGATACCGTAGACGAAATCAAGCAAATTGCCAACACTTCATCACTGACGGGCAGCCTATCCGTTGGAATCATACCCAGCATGGGGGACAAAATCATTCCTAACGTATTATACCTACTCAAGGATAAACATCCGAATATTAATATTATTTTAACCGTCGCTGAATCAATCAATATCATGCAGAATGTACAATCCGGAAAAAATGATATTGGTATTGTGCTACTAACAGAAGAGATCCACGGCAAAGACCTTCATTGTGAAAAACTGTTTAACGATGAATTTTTGATCTATGCCGGAAAGGATTCTCCCCTAGCCAAAAAAGAATCCGTTACCCTAAAAGAAGCCCTGGAATATCCCTTTGTCGCCTACAATGATGAGTTCACAAAAAATAACGGCGGGATCACAAGCATCCTGAAAAATTATGTTGAACCCAAGGTCGCCTTTCGCTTCTGCAATTTCGAATTGATCAAGAGAGTTGTTTCACAAGGAAAGGCTATCTCTTTCTTCCCCCGATTTATGTCAACCAACGATATCTATTTACAGTCCGGAGAAATAGTACCCATTCCTATCAGCGATATCAGTTTGGGAATAACCGTTGGCCTAATCCGTTCCAACCGCCACCCTGTCTCACAAGTCGAAAAGGAATTTGTAGAAGCCCTGAAATCCATGTGTGAAACTGCCGCACCCATTCAAAATAGCAACTAA
- a CDS encoding sigma-54 interaction domain-containing protein, which yields MTNTNQSSLTREDFKNILDNSFDEIFVVNSKGVVTYVNQVCKKHYGLDPSEIIGKNISYLLNEGYYSPALAPIVFQNKQTVTVEQQTKLGIKLVVTATPVFNQSGDVDFIVMNSRDITQIEQLKQDLDKTKKLVKHYKNKVDELSQQVSYFKGYSFQDEKMKLCLEIVQRVALVNSTVLILGESGTGKNVLATDIHKMSERKDGPFICINSATIPEHLLESELFGYCRGAFTGADKYGKVGLVELAHGGTLFLDEIGEIPLGIQAKLLELIQERRFIPVGGKEHKKIDVRIIAATNRNLLQLIDEGKFREDLYYRLSVIEIDTPPLRERTDDIIPLLQFFLNKFDKTYKYSHKFDQRCINILKNYSWPGNIREMEHLAERLVVTVPEGNIMPEHLPSKFFKIPSIPSSTSILQNEISNWKNLKKSSDEEAIIIRLYNMLGSSYKVANTLSISQSKVTRIVRNYKQNCKIGQGIEGPSN from the coding sequence TTGACAAATACAAACCAGAGTAGTCTTACTAGGGAAGATTTTAAAAATATTTTGGACAATTCATTTGATGAAATCTTTGTAGTAAACAGCAAAGGTGTCGTAACCTACGTCAACCAAGTATGTAAAAAGCATTATGGTTTGGACCCCTCAGAAATAATTGGCAAAAATATCAGCTACTTGTTGAATGAAGGTTACTATTCTCCAGCCCTGGCTCCTATTGTATTTCAGAATAAGCAAACCGTAACTGTTGAGCAGCAAACTAAATTAGGAATCAAGCTGGTAGTAACAGCCACTCCGGTTTTTAATCAATCTGGTGACGTGGACTTTATTGTCATGAACAGCCGGGATATCACTCAAATTGAACAGCTTAAGCAAGACCTTGATAAAACTAAAAAGCTCGTAAAACATTATAAAAATAAAGTCGATGAATTAAGCCAGCAGGTAAGTTACTTTAAGGGCTATTCTTTTCAGGATGAAAAAATGAAGCTGTGCTTAGAAATTGTTCAGAGAGTGGCCTTAGTCAACTCAACGGTTTTAATTCTTGGAGAGTCTGGGACTGGTAAAAATGTATTAGCCACAGATATCCATAAAATGAGTGAGCGAAAAGACGGCCCCTTTATTTGCATTAACAGTGCGACAATTCCCGAACACCTTTTAGAGTCTGAACTATTTGGTTATTGCCGTGGTGCTTTTACCGGTGCCGATAAGTACGGAAAGGTCGGATTAGTTGAACTTGCTCACGGCGGAACTCTATTCCTTGATGAAATCGGAGAAATCCCTCTAGGTATTCAGGCAAAATTATTGGAACTTATCCAAGAACGCCGCTTTATTCCTGTTGGCGGCAAAGAACACAAAAAAATTGACGTACGTATTATTGCCGCTACTAATCGTAATTTACTTCAATTAATTGACGAAGGAAAGTTCCGGGAAGATTTATATTATAGGCTCAGCGTTATTGAAATTGATACTCCTCCTTTGCGAGAAAGAACAGACGATATCATTCCTTTACTGCAATTCTTCCTCAACAAATTCGATAAAACCTATAAATACTCCCATAAATTCGATCAGCGGTGCATTAATATCCTCAAAAATTACTCCTGGCCCGGGAACATTCGTGAAATGGAGCACCTTGCGGAAAGGCTGGTTGTCACTGTTCCTGAAGGGAATATTATGCCTGAACACTTACCCAGTAAGTTTTTTAAGATTCCGTCCATTCCATCTAGTACAAGTATTCTTCAAAACGAAATTTCAAACTGGAAAAACTTAAAAAAATCCAGTGACGAAGAGGCCATCATTATTCGCTTATACAATATGCTGGGAAGTTCTTACAAAGTCGCCAATACTCTGAGTATTAGTCAGAGCAAAGTAACGCGGATAGTCCGAAATTATAAGCAAAACTGTAAAATAGGCCAGGGTATCGAAGGACCTTCAAACTAG
- a CDS encoding trimethylamine--corrinoid methyltransferase has product MALKSRMEVLTKDDLVRVHEATLKILRETGVVFHNDEAIEVFKKHGAKVENKTVYITSEMVDQALSTAPRSFRMQARNDKYSITVGEGFLIQPNVGPVYIQDLDKGRREATLEDYANIQKLCQASDVVDLVGTIPVDPSDVKSNDKYLMMMYEALKNSEKPVIGFCANTQQVREQLDMVEIAMGGKPGYLLENHCTAVLVNSLSPLAYAPDTLETMIEYAKRNQVMLLAPCIMAGVSGPISLLGTAVLQNTETIAGLVLVQLINPGTPVVYATASTSGYMKEATYAAGTPEAMLINTASLQMGLDFYKLPTRTMSGITHSKTVDCQAGYETMQSLLMGMMSGAHMSVQSLGVLDAIMATSYEKFIIDEELIRRVRRISQGIDTSDEALAVDVIQEVGHTGTYLTHMSTFEKFRSLWTPTVSDWGNYTDWVNSGSEDVVVRANRKFKQVLQNAPDTLLDAETDKALLTFIEKAKSHA; this is encoded by the coding sequence ATGGCTTTAAAATCAAGGATGGAAGTATTGACGAAAGATGATTTGGTGAGGGTTCATGAAGCCACGCTAAAAATTCTTCGGGAGACAGGGGTAGTATTTCATAATGATGAAGCTATTGAAGTCTTCAAAAAACATGGAGCTAAGGTAGAAAATAAAACTGTTTATATTACCAGTGAAATGGTTGATCAGGCCTTATCGACAGCTCCGCGAAGCTTTCGAATGCAAGCTCGGAATGATAAATATTCCATAACTGTTGGTGAAGGTTTTTTAATACAGCCTAATGTAGGTCCAGTATATATCCAAGATTTGGATAAGGGGCGTCGTGAGGCAACTCTCGAGGATTATGCTAATATTCAAAAGCTATGTCAAGCCAGTGATGTTGTTGACCTCGTTGGAACGATTCCTGTTGATCCCAGTGATGTCAAGAGCAATGATAAATACTTGATGATGATGTATGAGGCCTTAAAAAATTCTGAGAAACCTGTTATCGGATTCTGCGCGAATACCCAGCAGGTTCGTGAGCAGCTGGATATGGTTGAGATTGCCATGGGCGGTAAACCGGGTTATTTGTTAGAGAACCACTGCACTGCAGTTCTGGTTAATTCTCTTAGTCCTTTAGCCTATGCACCGGACACCTTGGAGACCATGATTGAATATGCCAAACGCAATCAGGTAATGCTGCTGGCACCTTGCATTATGGCCGGAGTCAGCGGTCCGATTTCTCTCCTGGGAACGGCTGTCCTGCAAAACACAGAAACGATTGCCGGATTGGTCTTGGTTCAGTTAATCAACCCAGGGACTCCGGTAGTTTACGCTACTGCTTCCACCTCAGGCTATATGAAGGAAGCTACTTATGCGGCGGGCACACCGGAAGCAATGTTGATTAATACCGCCAGCTTGCAGATGGGCTTGGATTTCTACAAGTTACCTACGAGAACCATGTCCGGTATTACTCATTCTAAAACCGTTGACTGCCAGGCTGGATATGAAACCATGCAAAGCCTGTTAATGGGAATGATGAGCGGTGCCCATATGTCGGTACAAAGCTTAGGAGTCTTGGATGCCATCATGGCGACTTCCTACGAGAAGTTTATCATTGATGAGGAACTTATCCGCCGGGTCAGACGAATTTCTCAAGGTATTGATACTTCTGATGAAGCTTTGGCGGTGGATGTTATTCAAGAAGTCGGCCATACCGGTACCTATTTGACGCATATGAGTACCTTTGAAAAATTCCGTTCCCTGTGGACGCCAACGGTTTCTGATTGGGGCAATTATACTGATTGGGTAAATTCCGGAAGCGAAGATGTAGTTGTCAGAGCAAACCGCAAATTCAAACAAGTCCTGCAAAATGCACCGGATACATTATTGGATGCGGAAACAGATAAAGCTTTATTGACTTTTATCGAAAAAGCTAAATCCCATGCCTGA
- a CDS encoding DEAD/DEAH box helicase: MKTFEQLGLDSSLINALSKIGIVQPTAIQEQTIPYILEDRDVVGQAETGTGKTLAYLLPLIQKIDIHKRETQVIILTPTHELAIQIQRVIETISKESGLAVISIPIIGNVNITRQIEKLKQKPHIIVGSSGRILELIQKKKIVAQTVKTIVLDEADNLLDEKNASLVKSVIKTALSRTQLLLYSATLSAAAYQRASELLKNPEVIRVTDKIALPPTVEHMYFIAEQRDKIEVLRKLIRIIIPTRGLIFINKSEEIQNVVEKLNYHGLQAEGLYGSAHKMERKKALEDFRSGKRSLLVASDLAARGLDIENITHVFNLDLPENPKLYLHRAGRTGRAGNKGIAVSIVTDKEVPFLRRLENSFEIRIVLKDMYQGKIIDFRRKSKRKR; this comes from the coding sequence ATGAAAACATTTGAACAGCTCGGCCTCGATAGTTCCCTGATTAATGCTCTTAGTAAGATCGGCATTGTTCAGCCAACGGCAATTCAAGAACAAACAATTCCATATATTTTAGAAGACAGGGATGTGGTTGGCCAGGCTGAAACCGGTACTGGAAAAACCTTAGCCTATCTTCTGCCTTTGATCCAGAAGATTGATATTCACAAAAGAGAAACCCAGGTGATCATTCTGACCCCAACCCACGAGTTAGCGATACAAATTCAGCGTGTCATAGAAACTATTTCCAAAGAATCAGGGTTAGCCGTCATTTCAATTCCTATCATCGGAAATGTCAATATAACTCGGCAGATTGAGAAGCTCAAGCAAAAACCACATATAATTGTGGGGTCCAGCGGCAGAATATTGGAATTGATTCAGAAGAAAAAGATCGTTGCGCAAACCGTTAAGACGATAGTCCTTGATGAGGCCGACAATTTGCTTGATGAAAAAAATGCTTCTTTGGTTAAGTCTGTCATTAAGACGGCTCTTAGCAGAACCCAACTTCTGTTATACTCGGCGACATTATCTGCAGCTGCTTATCAGCGCGCTTCTGAGTTATTGAAGAATCCTGAGGTTATTCGTGTTACGGATAAAATTGCCCTGCCTCCGACAGTTGAGCATATGTACTTCATAGCTGAACAACGAGATAAAATTGAAGTGTTGAGGAAGCTAATTCGCATCATTATCCCAACACGAGGCTTAATTTTTATCAATAAATCTGAAGAGATTCAAAACGTCGTTGAGAAGCTTAATTATCACGGCTTGCAGGCAGAAGGGCTTTACGGAAGCGCCCATAAGATGGAACGAAAAAAAGCTTTGGAGGATTTTCGCAGCGGTAAAAGGAGTTTGCTGGTTGCCTCGGACCTGGCTGCCAGGGGCCTGGATATTGAAAACATTACTCATGTCTTTAACCTCGATTTGCCTGAAAATCCTAAACTTTATCTTCATCGTGCCGGAAGAACGGGGAGAGCCGGCAATAAAGGGATTGCTGTCTCTATTGTGACAGATAAGGAGGTTCCATTTTTACGGCGGTTAGAGAACTCCTTTGAGATTAGGATTGTTCTTAAAGACATGTATCAGGGGAAAATTATTGATTTTAGGAGAAAGTCCAAAAGGAAACGATGA